In the Balaenoptera musculus isolate JJ_BM4_2016_0621 chromosome 20, mBalMus1.pri.v3, whole genome shotgun sequence genome, aggggaaaaggaggatCCGACATAAGAAGAAGGTGGTCAGCGTGAGGATTCCGTTCACCTTGTACAGCAGGGTGTGCTGCTGCTTTAGCTgcaaaagagggaaggagaacacaGGGTCACTTTCAGGGAATGACTAGCCTGAGTCCCACAACGGACAGGCCAAGCGTCTCCTCTTCCGACACTTGTAGAAAAGATGATTGAGCACTGCCGTATTTGTAGATGCATAGAGCCTCACGTTGTTTCCAACAGTGATGTGAAATTTGATCTAAGCCACCCAGCTGACAGGAGCACAGGAATGGTGGGTTAGAGAAACTCTGTGGCCAGGAAAAATATATACGAAGAACTGGATCAAATTTGAATCAAATGTACAATTTTTCAATCCCACTGGCTCGAAAGACCAACTGACCTTTAAGTCTGTTCAAGGGTCTCCTACCCCACTATTGGTAGCACTAAAGGAGTTTCTCCAAACCCTCCTAATCTGCCAAGGAGAAGCAGAGTCTGTTCCCTCGGCACTCTTTCTGCCACTCCTTTCATACGTGCCTGAATCAGAACTCTGCCCAGCGACACAAACGGAGTACTCAGTTCTGCCGTGAAGATGCAGCCAACAAAGAAGTCCCCAAGCTCTCCCCTAAGCCTCtgcagaggaaaagaggaaaaagggaaataagCAATGGAGGTTAAGGAACCACCGGAAGGAAAGTTCTAACTAGGGCTATTGAAAAGGGTAACCCTGAGCAACATGCAGGGAAATGGAAGTGCTAAACGGGCCAGTGCAGACCAGTTCACACTGTGCGGCCTCCATAGCAGTGGCGGTTGGAATCCTCATGGTCCAGAGGCAACTGCATCACACACTGAGCTTTCTCTAGAATTTCAGTGTCAGCCAGAAGGAACTCTGCAGCCCACTTTTGGGTATCCAACTTAGTCATGCCAAGGGCACTTAAGCCAGTTCAGTTCCACGAAATATGCACCAGGCCCCATGCCTGATGTTAGGGTCCCAACACAATCAAGAGAGACTTATTAAAGAATGTCATGCACTCTACCTCGCCTTTTATCCTTTCAAGAAAGCAGTacagggaattccccggcggcCGAGTGCTTGGGACTCGGCACTTTCGCTGCTGTGGCCCAgcttcgatccctggctggggaactaagatcccacaagccacgaggcgcggccaaaaaaagaaagcaagcaagcagtATTGGGATAGCAGTTCTGTCTCTTAGTACCACCGAGTGAGGTACGTAAACTCATagagccccagtttcttcatctatggtATAGGGCTAATAATTTCTAAttatcatttctaattatttctaataatttctaaTCATTATTAGAAagcaacaaatttttttttaagatttttttttttgatgtagaccatttttaaagtttttattgaatttgtcacaatattgcttctgttttatgttttggttttttggccgtgaagcatgtgggatcttagctccccgaccagggatcgaacccgcaccccctgcgttggaaggcgaagtcctaaccactggacccccagggaagtccccaagctaCAAGTTTTTAAATCAAGCACCTGTCACCTGGTAGGCACTTGGGAATTACTAGTCTCCCCTCTgcattcccatttctcttccttgttGGGTGAgtttttttaatggggaaaaatGGATCTGGGGAGAAATTATAAGGCTGTTTGCTTTGAGAGTCTATGCTTTTGTGACATCAGAATAATGCAAACAGCCCTCTCTGGGCACTATCAGAGCAAATAACCAGTTGATAGAGCTACtctcatttctttaaaacaatttttatgttgttttgtaTTATATATTGGTTTTATATTGTATGAACTAAAGGCAGAACCTTTGCCAAACGCTCGGGTATCACAGAGGGCTGGGGGATTGCCAGTAAAGAGGATCGCAGACATTTCAGATTTAATTCCTTTCTATACTGTGGCAGCAGCTGGCAGGAGGGCAGTGGGGGCagcaggaaaggggaagaaaaggggGCAGTCAGACGGTTGAGACACCCAGTTCAACAGGAGAAACGAGTGGCTGAACCTACTGGTGCCTGTCCTGGGGGGCCATTACCTGTGCGACCGGCACAAGGACAAACAGAATAACTGCGTGGTGCGTGATCATGAGGCGGTTTTTACTGAGGAAGTTTCGAAAAATGGTGAGGGTATGTTTGCTGCTCCGGTCCCCGGTTCGGTACCATTCACAGAGGTACATGGCGTAGGAGTCATAGATCATGTATGGAATCAAAAACCAGACATACTCTCGGGCAAGCCAGTGCCTGAAAGAAAGCATATGGGTGGTCCAAGAAGTAATTATGGATATCAGTTATGAAGGCTCATAGCCAGCCTCTTCTTAAACACATCTGCATCAGCTTTGTACTTCATCAGCTGTTTTTACTCCAGATACTTTACAATGAACATGCTGAAGCTGACAAGGAGAGTGAACAACTTTCTCTAAATTACAGGGCAAACTCATAAGTGTCAAAGGTAGAAAGCAAGGATGCACTCAGCACCATGTGTTTCAGTGACTTGCCGTCACTATTTGCCTGGTTTAGCTACTCATTTGTAATGGATTTTCTGGTACTTTGTGATATAAGCTGACTTTGATACAGATATCTCTACCAGTGATTCAACAGACCCACCAAGAAACAGGTTTGGAAAGTGACCCAAATCCCAAACCCAGTATTTCCAGTTTAACCTACTCAGTTGCTCAATAGTTGGGACACTACTCTTGCATCTGTTTGCAACCTCACTCTAGGGAGTTTCCAGGAAGTAACCCTGGCCACTTTCTCTACAATACTATGGCTAAACCCAGTTTcactcattaagaaaaatatctcTGGAAACGAGCCCAGAGCTCAAGGACTACCTTACAGTAAATAGATACCAAAAGAGAAGCTAAGACAAAAGACAATGTTCCCATTTACTTGTCCAAAGGGGTTGAATCAATATTTGCTGAGTCAAAATGATAGTTTATCACTGTCCCAGAGCAGATTAGAAAGGAAGTCTCTacaatttccaaaattttgttccCCAAATAGTCACTCTAcagaaaatatacatgaaaaaaaaaattctaaattgaaATTATGTACTATCCTGGGAAGGATTAGACTAAGTCAGCAAAGTTTTATCAAGCGCCCATGTGTTAGGTAGAAGAAACCATTTAGTTTTATGGTTCTCAAACTACCTGAACATCAGAATCGCCTGCAGTGCTTATAAAGGGCTCCAAGCCTCAGAGACTACACATGGTGTGCCCAGGACctcaaatctgtatttttaaccttttcttcaTTTAACCTAAGGAGCCAGTCCACTGAACTGCAACATTGGGAATATAGAGTGCCATTCACATTTCTGTTCCTGAATGATTCCACACTTACCACAGCAAAACTAAATAATGAGTAAGCAGTGAAATAGGCAAACAAGTAATGGCAAACTTAATATACATTCAGGTAAATTAATTAGCCAAGTTCCAATGAGGCAAAAAGATGCAATATTTATTCTACTGCCCATCTGTGGTCTCCATCGCTTTCTTGAAGCAATTCCAAAGTAAAACAACTATGAAGAGCTATTAAAACctcatctggggcttccctggtggcgcagtggttaagaatccgcctgccaatgcaggggacacgggttcgagccctggtccgggaagatcccacatgccgcggagcaactaggcctgtgcgccacaactgctgagcctgtgctctagagcccacgtgccacaactactgaagcccgtgtgccacaactgctgaagcccgcgtgcctagagcctgtgctctgcaacgagagaagccaccacaatgagaagcctgcgccccgcaacaaagagtagccccccctcactgcaactagagaaagcccgcgtgcagcagcgaagacccaatgcagccgaaaattaaataaatgaataaataaataaatttataaaaactcaTCTGAAATATAACTGACCTCTCCCCTTGAGTGGAGCCtagggttttaaaattttgcacaCAGTACCAATTCAATAAGATGCGAAATTGTGGCTGTTAGTTGAATTCCCTGAAGACTTACCAGCAAGCGATCTGGATTATAATCTTACCTAGCACTAGCCTGGACCTTAactttttttataaaatgaagataattaaaaaaaaaaaagataataatccTTGTCTTACTTTCCTGACaaagttattgtgaagattagaaAGTTAAAAGTATGAgagtacttttattattatttttggccacaccacgcagcttgtgggatcttagttcccagaccagggattgaacccaggtcctcagcagtcagagcggagtcctaaccactggaccgccaggttcCTCTCAGTTCCCACTGAGAGtccttttaaatgtaaaaagtatCAGCACTTACTTAAATCTAAgtgctaagatcccgcaagacagcggtgtggccaaaaaaaaaaaaaaaggaagcgcTTACATTGAGAAATTGCCTAGAGCTGTGTGACTCTCAGCCCTTGTACAGATCTGGGTCTCTTTAAGGAGCTGATGATACCCCTGGCCCCGCACCACACCCTGCAGATAATTTGGGAAGATTCATAGACACCCCCTCCTACCTACAGACATTCTATATGAAGgcctaaaattaaaagacatagaatagaaaaatatttggatgTACAGACTATAAACCccaaaaagctttttttttttttttttttcagatgattaGGTGCCTTTAGAGCATCCTTGTGCATCCATGTAAGTTGAGGGCACAGAAGGTGGTGTCTGTCTCTATTTTGCAAGCAGAGGATGAATCTAAGGCATAAAGATATACAAAAGGAGGACCCTAAAAGCCAAACTTAGATTTGCTACCATGCTCAAGCCACTAAGACACATGGCTTCTGAGGGGAGAACACAACCATGCTACAGAATTGAAAGTTAATTGTGTGCACATCTCTTCCTGAAATGTGTAGCAGCTGCCTGCTGTTTGCCCTCAAGTGCCGTGGGGCTGCATTTGTCTTAGCTTAATCTCTGCAAAGGAGGCAGGTTTCAAGTTTGACCTGACAAACTGGGGTCAGTGAGGGAGCTTGCTGCACCATcagaaaatgctcaattaaaataaaaattgaacccAGCTGAGAAAATGCTGTTAGTCTTTGGTGTATGCAATCAAAGTCACTTGACCTATCTTCTCTCAGCATCTACAATTCATCGCCAATAACTggttttctctaaaaaaaaaaaaaaaaaaaggcaaaagaaaagcaCGAAAATCGTGATGACAGGGTTAATCCCAAATAAGAGCCAGGCACTAAATTTGCAGGCCACAGTGAGATAGATGCCCCTCTCAGGCTCCCCTCCCATTCCATTCCCAACAGGTGAAAACCAGGACACTTAACAGAGTCAACATGAGAGAGGGATCAGGAAAGGCTATTAACTTTCCCTGCACATATGACAATTGCTCTTCAACTTAACTGTGAGGAGGAAAGGGTGATTCTAGGAAGACAGGTGAAAAGGATGGCtttaaaagggggtggggggcacaccaCTGTTACCCAGGTCTAAATACTATACAAAGTAGACCAGCCTGGTCGCTATGATTTGTTTCACTGAATGCACATTTCCTGTCCTGCCTGTGGACTGAACTTTCACACCCATTCGAGTCAGTTTTCTGAAAGCTCCAGAAAACTCTTCATCACCTTCATCTTTCAGAGGAAAGACAAGAGCAGTATTTGTACGGAAAGGGGTGGTGGATTTGTTCCTTTCCATAGCAGGGCTCTGCTAACCACACATCCTATCTTGGCCAATGAATGCTCCACAGCAGAACCCCAGGGAGATCATTTAAAAGAACCAAAAGTCATTTTGAATGATTTTCACATTTATCTATCGCATAAAGAACTTGGATCGTTGGACCACACTGTCCTCTAACACGCCACCTTAAATCAGACTCAGGCTCTGTCATGCCCTAGCATTTCTTCAGCTTACTTTGTCCTAAGCTGGCGATgctgaaggaggtgaggagaggaggagggaactAGTTATGGTGCCCAAGTTTCACCCATTAATCAGCTGCCTGACGGCACATGCTGATAAAGAACTAGGACCTGTGAGCCACTCAAATGCGGAAGCTTCGAAAAAGTTCAGCGCCGTGATGTGTGTAGCTTTCACCTGGCATTGGATGTTACCTGTCGGTGATCACGTGGCTACAGGAGCGGATGATGATGATCCCAGACCCGGTGGCCAACACAGCCTGCACTGAAGAAACCAGCCTAACGTAcgacagaaaagagaaaaggggggaggggggacgggaAGCGTGCTCAGTCCAGTCCCATGGACAGCATGAAGCCAGAACTCTTCAACCTGACTTCCCCAGGCCGCCAGGGCGCCGAGGAAAACGGTAGGGCCGCCGCCGCGC is a window encoding:
- the TLCD3A gene encoding TLC domain-containing protein 3A isoform X2; the protein is MTATLTGREAGDPSAPRGPLLSGSRCPPSHRGRNDPSWLVSSVQAVLATGSGIIIIRSCSHVITDRHWLAREYVWFLIPYMIYDSYAMYLCEWYRTGDRSSKHTLTIFRNFLSKNRLMITHHAVILFVLVPVAQRLRGELGDFFVGCIFTAELSTPFVSLGRVLIQLKQQHTLLYKVNGILTLTTFFLCRILLFPFMYWSYGQQQGLSLLQVPFHIPFYCNVANAFLIAPQIYWFSLLCKKAARLFDAPPAKKDG
- the TLCD3A gene encoding TLC domain-containing protein 3A isoform X3 produces the protein MTATLTGREAGDPSAPRGPLLSGSRCPPSHRGRNDPSWHWLAREYVWFLIPYMIYDSYAMYLCEWYRTGDRSSKHTLTIFRNFLSKNRLMITHHAVILFVLVPVAQRLRGELGDFFVGCIFTAELSTPFVSLGRVLIQLKQQHTLLYKVNGILTLTTFFLCRILLFPFMYWSYGQQQGLSLLQVPFHIPFYCNVANAFLIAPQIYWFSLLCKKAARLFDAPPAKKDG
- the TLCD3A gene encoding TLC domain-containing protein 3A isoform X1, coding for MLLPLAWGSLFFPGLFVLCTWGLRRARPAWTHNDCVLISTRLVSSVQAVLATGSGIIIIRSCSHVITDRHWLAREYVWFLIPYMIYDSYAMYLCEWYRTGDRSSKHTLTIFRNFLSKNRLMITHHAVILFVLVPVAQRLRGELGDFFVGCIFTAELSTPFVSLGRVLIQLKQQHTLLYKVNGILTLTTFFLCRILLFPFMYWSYGQQQGLSLLQVPFHIPFYCNVANAFLIAPQIYWFSLLCKKAARLFDAPPAKKDG
- the TLCD3A gene encoding TLC domain-containing protein 3A isoform X4, with translation MLLPLAWGSLFFPGLFVLCTWGLRRARPAWTHNDCVLISTRLVSSVQAVLATGSGIIIIRSCSHVITDRHWLAREYVWFLIPYMIYDSYAMYLCEWYRTGDRSSKHTLTIFRNFLSKNRLMITHHAVILFVLVPVAQRLRGELGDFFVGCIFTAELSTPFVSLGRVLIQLKQQHTLLYKVNPN